One Marmota flaviventris isolate mMarFla1 chromosome 16, mMarFla1.hap1, whole genome shotgun sequence DNA segment encodes these proteins:
- the Esco1 gene encoding N-acetyltransferase ESCO1 isoform X5 has translation MMSIQEKSKENSSKVIKESEDKHLKIEIQGSQNNLAKQSGSKETIKSLVKSPKESKLNQPELGTRMSTRSAKVASSDNKSMLTVKGQSQESTKKKLCQKKIAHETPKANEQLNRRSQRLQQLTECSTRSLRSREIHGRVQAVKRSLPPTRKEHCNNIQSKSNKFKTSQKHVKRKVMEIKSDCKEDANSVVDEVINSPKGKKRKVEHQTTCSSQYIKGSEKCLQKSTRKEEIKPVPVTSETKKSKVAASVVCKKSEMKSVHTQVNTSTKSQKSQQPSVPEQSVDNELEQAGKSKRGSILQLCEEIAGEIESDTVEVKKESSQVESIKEEKPTEAKLEETDIERQILHQKETNQDVQCNRFFPSRKTKPVKCILNGINSATKKNSNWTKIKLSKFNSVQQNKLDSQTPKFGLLQTSFSPPVLEMHHVVTQSAFLGTKPHDKNVTCGQEKMKEIKSEEVKINDITGEINKTTKRAIENCQLDNPIKSPDPLLDNQMKHSFETIPDKNFSLCVESKLESSPVENTTAVSTLLSQAKIDGGENKFPGSAPKQHSILNNQTSKNSDNREMPPNHSWHKYNSHLEITIPKDLKLKETEKADEKQLVIDAGQKRFGAMSCNVCGMLYTASNPEDETQHLLFHNQFISAVKYVGWKKERILAEYPDGRIIMVLPEDPKYALKK, from the exons ATGATGTCTATTCaggagaaatcaaaagaaaattcctCCAAAGTTATTAAAGAAAGTGAAGAcaagcatttaaaaatagaaattcaagGTTCTCAAAACAATCTAGCAAAACAGTCAGGTTCAAAGGAAACTATAAAGTCACTGGTTAAATCTCCAAAGGAAAGTAAGCTAAATCAGCCTGAATTGGGAACCCGCATGAGTACAAGGTCAGCAAAGGTAGCCTCCTCTGATAATAAAAGTATGTTAACTGTGAAGGGGCAGTCACaagaatctacaaaaaaaaaattatgtcagaaaaaaatagcacATGAAACCCCTAAAGCAAATGAGCAGCTTAACCGGAGATCACAAAGACTACAACAGTTAACTGAGTGTTCAACAAGGTCATTGCGTAGTAGAGAGATTCATGGTCGAGTTCAAGCAGTTAAACGGAGTTTGCCACCAACAAGAAAAGAGCACTGTAACAATATTCAAAGTAAatctaataaatttaaaacaagtcAAAAGCATGTGAAAAGAAAAGTAATGGAAATAAAGTCTGATTGTAAGGAGGATGCAAATTCAGTGGTTGATGAGGTAATAAAttccccaaaaggaaaaaaacgCAAAGTAGAGCATCAGACTACTTGTAGTTCTCAGTACATAAAAGGATCTGAAAAGTGTCTTCAGAAGTCtactagaaaagaagaaataaaacctgTGCCTGTAACTTCTgagacaaaaaaatcaaaagtggcTGCTTCAGTGGTATGTAAAAAGAGTGAAATGAAGTCAGTTCATACACAAGTGAATACTAGCACAAAATCCCAAAAAAGTCAACAGCCATCAGTGCCTGAACAAAGTGTAGATAATGAGTTGGAGCAAGCAGGAAAGAGCAAACGAGGTAGCATTCTCCAGCTCTGTGAAGAAATTGCTGGTGAAATTGAATCAGATACTGTAGAGGTAAAAAAGGAATCTTCACAAGTGGAAAGTATAAAGGAGGAGAAACCTACAGAAGCAAAATTGGAAGAGACTGATATTGAAAGACAAATACTTCatcaaaaggaaacaaatcaGGATGTGCAGTGTAATCGTTTCTTTCCTAGTAGAAAAACAAAGCCTGTGAAATGTATACTAAATGGAATTAACAGCGCAACTAAGAAGAACTCCAACTGGACTAAAATTAAACTCTCAAAATTTAACTCTGTGCAGCAAAATAAATTGGACTCTCAAACCCCTAAATTTGGTTTATTACAAACCAGCTTTTCACCACCAGTTTTAGAAATGCATCATGTAGTGACTCAAAGTGCATTTTTAGGGACAAAGCCACATGATAAAAATGTAACTTGTGgacaggaaaaaatgaaagaaattaaatctgAAGAAGTTAAAATTAACGATATTACAGgtgaaattaataaaacaacaaaaagggctATTGAAAATTGTCAGTTGGATAATCCGATAAAATCTCCTGACCCACTATTGGATAATCAGATGAAACATTCTTTTGAGACAATACCAGATAAG AATTTCAGCTTATGTGTGGAATCCAAACTGGAAAGCAGTCCAGTAGAAAACACCACTGCTGTTTCAACTCTGCTCAGTCAAGCAAAAATTGATGGAGGAGAGAATAAATTTCCAG GCTCAGCTCCCAAACAACACAGTATACTCAATAATCAAACATCTAAGAACAGTGATAACAG ggagatgCCACCAAATCATTCTTGGCATAAGTATAATTCCCATTTGGAGATAACAATTCCAAAGGACTTGAaactgaaagaaacagaaaaagctgatgaaaaacAGTTGGTTATA gATGCAGGACAAAAAAGATTTGGAGCAATGTCCTGTAATGTTTGTGGAATGCTTTACACAGCTTCAAATCCAGAAGATGAAACTCAGCATCTGCTTTTCCACAACCAATTTATAAGTGCTGTAAAATATGTG
- the Esco1 gene encoding N-acetyltransferase ESCO1 isoform X4 yields MMSIQEKSKENSSKVIKESEDKHLKIEIQGSQNNLAKQSGSKETIKSLVKSPKESKLNQPELGTRMSTRSAKVASSDNKSMLTVKGQSQESTKKKLCQKKIAHETPKANEQLNRRSQRLQQLTECSTRSLRSREIHGRVQAVKRSLPPTRKEHCNNIQSKSNKFKTSQKHVKRKVMEIKSDCKEDANSVVDEVINSPKGKKRKVEHQTTCSSQYIKGSEKCLQKSTRKEEIKPVPVTSETKKSKVAASVVCKKSEMKSVHTQVNTSTKSQKSQQPSVPEQSVDNELEQAGKSKRGSILQLCEEIAGEIESDTVEVKKESSQVESIKEEKPTEAKLEETDIERQILHQKETNQDVQCNRFFPSRKTKPVKCILNGINSATKKNSNWTKIKLSKFNSVQQNKLDSQTPKFGLLQTSFSPPVLEMHHVVTQSAFLGTKPHDKNVTCGQEKMKEIKSEEVKINDITGEINKTTKRAIENCQLDNPIKSPDPLLDNQMKHSFETIPDKNFSLCVESKLESSPVENTTAVSTLLSQAKIDGGENKFPGSAPKQHSILNNQTSKNSDNREMPPNHSWHKYNSHLEITIPKDLKLKETEKADEKQLVIDAGQKRFGAMSCNVCGMLYTASNPEDETQHLLFHNQFISAVKYVGWKKERILAEYPDGRIIMVLPEDPKYALKKA; encoded by the exons ATGATGTCTATTCaggagaaatcaaaagaaaattcctCCAAAGTTATTAAAGAAAGTGAAGAcaagcatttaaaaatagaaattcaagGTTCTCAAAACAATCTAGCAAAACAGTCAGGTTCAAAGGAAACTATAAAGTCACTGGTTAAATCTCCAAAGGAAAGTAAGCTAAATCAGCCTGAATTGGGAACCCGCATGAGTACAAGGTCAGCAAAGGTAGCCTCCTCTGATAATAAAAGTATGTTAACTGTGAAGGGGCAGTCACaagaatctacaaaaaaaaaattatgtcagaaaaaaatagcacATGAAACCCCTAAAGCAAATGAGCAGCTTAACCGGAGATCACAAAGACTACAACAGTTAACTGAGTGTTCAACAAGGTCATTGCGTAGTAGAGAGATTCATGGTCGAGTTCAAGCAGTTAAACGGAGTTTGCCACCAACAAGAAAAGAGCACTGTAACAATATTCAAAGTAAatctaataaatttaaaacaagtcAAAAGCATGTGAAAAGAAAAGTAATGGAAATAAAGTCTGATTGTAAGGAGGATGCAAATTCAGTGGTTGATGAGGTAATAAAttccccaaaaggaaaaaaacgCAAAGTAGAGCATCAGACTACTTGTAGTTCTCAGTACATAAAAGGATCTGAAAAGTGTCTTCAGAAGTCtactagaaaagaagaaataaaacctgTGCCTGTAACTTCTgagacaaaaaaatcaaaagtggcTGCTTCAGTGGTATGTAAAAAGAGTGAAATGAAGTCAGTTCATACACAAGTGAATACTAGCACAAAATCCCAAAAAAGTCAACAGCCATCAGTGCCTGAACAAAGTGTAGATAATGAGTTGGAGCAAGCAGGAAAGAGCAAACGAGGTAGCATTCTCCAGCTCTGTGAAGAAATTGCTGGTGAAATTGAATCAGATACTGTAGAGGTAAAAAAGGAATCTTCACAAGTGGAAAGTATAAAGGAGGAGAAACCTACAGAAGCAAAATTGGAAGAGACTGATATTGAAAGACAAATACTTCatcaaaaggaaacaaatcaGGATGTGCAGTGTAATCGTTTCTTTCCTAGTAGAAAAACAAAGCCTGTGAAATGTATACTAAATGGAATTAACAGCGCAACTAAGAAGAACTCCAACTGGACTAAAATTAAACTCTCAAAATTTAACTCTGTGCAGCAAAATAAATTGGACTCTCAAACCCCTAAATTTGGTTTATTACAAACCAGCTTTTCACCACCAGTTTTAGAAATGCATCATGTAGTGACTCAAAGTGCATTTTTAGGGACAAAGCCACATGATAAAAATGTAACTTGTGgacaggaaaaaatgaaagaaattaaatctgAAGAAGTTAAAATTAACGATATTACAGgtgaaattaataaaacaacaaaaagggctATTGAAAATTGTCAGTTGGATAATCCGATAAAATCTCCTGACCCACTATTGGATAATCAGATGAAACATTCTTTTGAGACAATACCAGATAAG AATTTCAGCTTATGTGTGGAATCCAAACTGGAAAGCAGTCCAGTAGAAAACACCACTGCTGTTTCAACTCTGCTCAGTCAAGCAAAAATTGATGGAGGAGAGAATAAATTTCCAG GCTCAGCTCCCAAACAACACAGTATACTCAATAATCAAACATCTAAGAACAGTGATAACAG ggagatgCCACCAAATCATTCTTGGCATAAGTATAATTCCCATTTGGAGATAACAATTCCAAAGGACTTGAaactgaaagaaacagaaaaagctgatgaaaaacAGTTGGTTATA gATGCAGGACAAAAAAGATTTGGAGCAATGTCCTGTAATGTTTGTGGAATGCTTTACACAGCTTCAAATCCAGAAGATGAAACTCAGCATCTGCTTTTCCACAACCAATTTATAAGTGCTGTAAAATATGTG
- the Esco1 gene encoding N-acetyltransferase ESCO1 isoform X3 translates to MMSIQEKSKENSSKVIKESEDKHLKIEIQGSQNNLAKQSGSKETIKSLVKSPKESKLNQPELGTRMSTRSAKVASSDNKSMLTVKGQSQESTKKKLCQKKIAHETPKANEQLNRRSQRLQQLTECSTRSLRSREIHGRVQAVKRSLPPTRKEHCNNIQSKSNKFKTSQKHVKRKVMEIKSDCKEDANSVVDEVINSPKGKKRKVEHQTTCSSQYIKGSEKCLQKSTRKEEIKPVPVTSETKKSKVAASVVCKKSEMKSVHTQVNTSTKSQKSQQPSVPEQSVDNELEQAGKSKRGSILQLCEEIAGEIESDTVEVKKESSQVESIKEEKPTEAKLEETDIERQILHQKETNQDVQCNRFFPSRKTKPVKCILNGINSATKKNSNWTKIKLSKFNSVQQNKLDSQTPKFGLLQTSFSPPVLEMHHVVTQSAFLGTKPHDKNVTCGQEKMKEIKSEEVKINDITGEINKTTKRAIENCQLDNPIKSPDPLLDNQMKHSFETIPDKNFSLCVESKLESSPVENTTAVSTLLSQAKIDGGENKFPGSAPKQHSILNNQTSKNSDNREMPPNHSWHKYNSHLEITIPKDLKLKETEKADEKQLVIDAGQKRFGAMSCNVCGMLYTASNPEDETQHLLFHNQFISAVKYVGWKKERILAEYPDGRIIMVLPEDPKYALKKDRTQGLTC, encoded by the exons ATGATGTCTATTCaggagaaatcaaaagaaaattcctCCAAAGTTATTAAAGAAAGTGAAGAcaagcatttaaaaatagaaattcaagGTTCTCAAAACAATCTAGCAAAACAGTCAGGTTCAAAGGAAACTATAAAGTCACTGGTTAAATCTCCAAAGGAAAGTAAGCTAAATCAGCCTGAATTGGGAACCCGCATGAGTACAAGGTCAGCAAAGGTAGCCTCCTCTGATAATAAAAGTATGTTAACTGTGAAGGGGCAGTCACaagaatctacaaaaaaaaaattatgtcagaaaaaaatagcacATGAAACCCCTAAAGCAAATGAGCAGCTTAACCGGAGATCACAAAGACTACAACAGTTAACTGAGTGTTCAACAAGGTCATTGCGTAGTAGAGAGATTCATGGTCGAGTTCAAGCAGTTAAACGGAGTTTGCCACCAACAAGAAAAGAGCACTGTAACAATATTCAAAGTAAatctaataaatttaaaacaagtcAAAAGCATGTGAAAAGAAAAGTAATGGAAATAAAGTCTGATTGTAAGGAGGATGCAAATTCAGTGGTTGATGAGGTAATAAAttccccaaaaggaaaaaaacgCAAAGTAGAGCATCAGACTACTTGTAGTTCTCAGTACATAAAAGGATCTGAAAAGTGTCTTCAGAAGTCtactagaaaagaagaaataaaacctgTGCCTGTAACTTCTgagacaaaaaaatcaaaagtggcTGCTTCAGTGGTATGTAAAAAGAGTGAAATGAAGTCAGTTCATACACAAGTGAATACTAGCACAAAATCCCAAAAAAGTCAACAGCCATCAGTGCCTGAACAAAGTGTAGATAATGAGTTGGAGCAAGCAGGAAAGAGCAAACGAGGTAGCATTCTCCAGCTCTGTGAAGAAATTGCTGGTGAAATTGAATCAGATACTGTAGAGGTAAAAAAGGAATCTTCACAAGTGGAAAGTATAAAGGAGGAGAAACCTACAGAAGCAAAATTGGAAGAGACTGATATTGAAAGACAAATACTTCatcaaaaggaaacaaatcaGGATGTGCAGTGTAATCGTTTCTTTCCTAGTAGAAAAACAAAGCCTGTGAAATGTATACTAAATGGAATTAACAGCGCAACTAAGAAGAACTCCAACTGGACTAAAATTAAACTCTCAAAATTTAACTCTGTGCAGCAAAATAAATTGGACTCTCAAACCCCTAAATTTGGTTTATTACAAACCAGCTTTTCACCACCAGTTTTAGAAATGCATCATGTAGTGACTCAAAGTGCATTTTTAGGGACAAAGCCACATGATAAAAATGTAACTTGTGgacaggaaaaaatgaaagaaattaaatctgAAGAAGTTAAAATTAACGATATTACAGgtgaaattaataaaacaacaaaaagggctATTGAAAATTGTCAGTTGGATAATCCGATAAAATCTCCTGACCCACTATTGGATAATCAGATGAAACATTCTTTTGAGACAATACCAGATAAG AATTTCAGCTTATGTGTGGAATCCAAACTGGAAAGCAGTCCAGTAGAAAACACCACTGCTGTTTCAACTCTGCTCAGTCAAGCAAAAATTGATGGAGGAGAGAATAAATTTCCAG GCTCAGCTCCCAAACAACACAGTATACTCAATAATCAAACATCTAAGAACAGTGATAACAG ggagatgCCACCAAATCATTCTTGGCATAAGTATAATTCCCATTTGGAGATAACAATTCCAAAGGACTTGAaactgaaagaaacagaaaaagctgatgaaaaacAGTTGGTTATA gATGCAGGACAAAAAAGATTTGGAGCAATGTCCTGTAATGTTTGTGGAATGCTTTACACAGCTTCAAATCCAGAAGATGAAACTCAGCATCTGCTTTTCCACAACCAATTTATAAGTGCTGTAAAATATGTG